Proteins from a genomic interval of Stenotrophomonas maltophilia R551-3:
- a CDS encoding RNA polymerase sigma-70 factor codes for MNAETAFQTHRPRLMALAYRLLGSRADAEDVVQDAWLRWSRADPTSVRDPEAWLVTTTTRLGLDRLRAAKRERVHYVGPWLAEPLAVSLEPDPAPGPAQLHALADDISVAFLTLLEQLGPEERAAFLLKEAFDHDYREIAELIGHSEANCRQLVHRARQRLQSGRPRFNADASQHRQLLARFMDASQRGDSEGIQALLHANAQLVSDGGGVVTAAVRPLLGAERIGRLFWAIARRGAVHPAQLGYVNGEPAILRFIGDRLHSVTTIEVVAGRIANVYSVLNPEKLPGVVTRGDTAASW; via the coding sequence ATGAACGCCGAAACCGCTTTCCAGACCCACCGCCCGCGCCTGATGGCGCTGGCCTACCGCCTGCTCGGCAGCCGCGCCGACGCCGAAGACGTGGTCCAGGATGCCTGGCTGCGCTGGTCCAGGGCGGACCCGACCAGCGTCCGCGATCCCGAGGCGTGGCTGGTCACCACCACCACCCGGCTCGGCCTGGACCGGCTGCGCGCGGCCAAGCGCGAGCGCGTGCACTACGTCGGCCCATGGCTGGCCGAGCCGCTGGCGGTCAGCCTGGAGCCGGATCCGGCGCCCGGCCCGGCGCAGCTGCATGCGCTGGCCGACGACATCTCGGTCGCCTTCCTGACCCTGCTCGAACAGCTCGGCCCCGAGGAGCGCGCCGCCTTCCTGCTGAAGGAAGCCTTCGACCACGACTACCGCGAAATCGCCGAGCTGATCGGCCACAGCGAAGCCAACTGCCGCCAGCTGGTGCACCGTGCCCGGCAGCGCCTGCAGTCTGGGCGGCCACGCTTCAATGCCGATGCCAGCCAGCACCGGCAGCTGCTGGCACGCTTCATGGACGCCTCCCAACGCGGAGACAGCGAGGGGATCCAGGCCCTGCTGCACGCCAATGCGCAGCTGGTTTCCGATGGCGGCGGCGTGGTTACCGCCGCGGTCCGCCCGCTGCTCGGCGCCGAACGCATCGGCCGCCTGTTCTGGGCCATCGCGCGCCGCGGTGCGGTGCATCCGGCGCAGCTGGGCTACGTCAACGGCGAGCCGGCGATCCTGCGCTTCATCGGTGATCGCCTGCACTCGGTCACCACCATCGAGGTGGTCGCTGGCCGCATCGCCAACGTGTACAGCGTGCTGAATCCGGAAAAGTTGCCGGGGGTTGTCACGCGCGGCGACACTGCGGCGTCCTGGTAG
- a CDS encoding carboxymuconolactone decarboxylase family protein produces the protein MSDHASPRVPYTRLAAEAFKGLLATSQAVHDSSIDPTLMELVFLRVSQLNGCGYCMDMHATTLRKGGIEPRKLDTLPAWHESRFFDARERAALGWAEALTRLTDGAPSQAAFDALAPHFDEKGISDLSMGIAVINAWNRLGAGLLPPLP, from the coding sequence ATGTCCGACCACGCCTCTCCCCGCGTCCCTTACACCCGCTTGGCAGCCGAGGCCTTCAAGGGCCTGCTGGCCACCAGCCAGGCCGTACATGACAGCTCGATCGATCCGACCCTGATGGAACTGGTGTTCCTGCGCGTGTCGCAGCTCAACGGCTGCGGCTACTGCATGGACATGCATGCCACCACGCTGCGCAAGGGCGGCATCGAGCCGCGCAAGCTCGATACCCTGCCGGCCTGGCACGAAAGCCGCTTCTTCGATGCGCGCGAGCGTGCGGCACTGGGCTGGGCCGAGGCACTGACCCGCTTGACCGACGGTGCGCCGTCGCAGGCGGCGTTCGATGCGCTGGCGCCGCACTTCGATGAGAAGGGCATCAGCGACTTGAGCATGGGCATTGCGGTGATCAACGCCTGGAACCGGCTGGGCGCCGGGCTGCTGCCGCCGCTGCCGTAA
- a CDS encoding ABC transporter ATP-binding protein yields the protein MPATPTAGAAAAKKPSLRQRFKAMRNLPPFLRMVWKTSPTLTLASLGLRLIRALLPVAMLYVGKLIIDSALHLSQHDAGFPPLGEALSSGILNPLLGLLALEFGLAIASDLLGRLVSYADALLSELFANVTSIRLMEHAATLDLEDFEDPDLQDKLDRARRQTMGRMNLMSQLFGQVQDAITVASLAIGLLVYAPWLILLLVLALVPAFIGESHFNAAGYSLNFQWTPERRQLDYLRQLGASVETAKEVKIYNLHRFLVERYRRLSVALFQANRALARRRAFWGTLLAALGTLGYYTAYAYIAWRTVRGDFSIGDLTFLAGSFLRLRQLLEGLLIGFSQVASQALYLDDLFSFFQIQPEIHSREGAVRVPQPIRQGFVFENVGFRYPDAEQWAVRHLDFQLQAGEVLALVGENGAGKTTLVKLLARLYEPDEGRILLDGRDLRDYDLDDLRANLGVIFQDFVRYNLSAGENIGVGQVEAMDDQARIADAARRGMAEEVIDDLPGGYNQLIGRRFKQGVDLSGGQWQKIAIARAWMRNAQVMILDEPTAALDARSEFEVFQRFRELADNRTAVLISHRFSSVRMADRILVLADGRIEASGTHEQLMAEGGRYAELFELQAAGYR from the coding sequence ATGCCTGCTACCCCCACCGCCGGCGCTGCCGCCGCGAAGAAGCCCAGCCTGCGACAACGCTTCAAGGCGATGCGCAACCTGCCACCGTTCCTGCGCATGGTCTGGAAGACCAGCCCCACGCTCACCCTGGCCAGCCTTGGCCTGCGCCTGATCCGTGCGCTGCTGCCGGTGGCGATGCTCTACGTCGGCAAGCTGATCATCGACAGCGCCCTGCACCTGAGCCAGCACGACGCTGGCTTCCCGCCGCTGGGCGAGGCACTGTCCAGCGGCATACTGAATCCGCTGCTGGGCCTGCTGGCGCTGGAATTCGGCCTGGCCATCGCCTCGGATCTGCTCGGCCGGCTGGTCAGCTACGCCGATGCCCTGCTCTCGGAGCTGTTCGCCAACGTCACCAGCATCCGGCTGATGGAGCACGCTGCGACGCTGGATCTGGAGGATTTCGAAGACCCGGACCTGCAGGACAAGCTGGACCGAGCACGGCGCCAGACCATGGGCCGGATGAACCTGATGAGCCAGTTGTTCGGCCAGGTACAGGACGCGATCACCGTGGCCAGCCTCGCCATCGGCCTGCTGGTCTATGCGCCGTGGCTGATCCTGCTGCTGGTGCTGGCGCTGGTGCCGGCCTTCATCGGTGAATCGCACTTCAATGCGGCCGGCTACAGCCTCAACTTCCAGTGGACGCCGGAGCGCCGCCAGCTCGACTACCTGCGCCAGCTGGGTGCCAGCGTGGAAACGGCCAAGGAAGTGAAGATCTACAACCTGCATCGCTTCCTGGTGGAACGCTATCGCAGGTTGTCTGTAGCACTCTTCCAGGCCAACCGTGCACTGGCACGGCGGCGTGCGTTCTGGGGCACGCTGCTGGCTGCGCTGGGCACGCTGGGCTACTACACCGCGTACGCCTACATCGCGTGGCGCACGGTGCGCGGCGACTTCTCGATCGGTGACCTGACCTTCCTCGCCGGCAGCTTCCTGCGCCTGCGCCAGCTGCTGGAAGGCCTGCTGATCGGTTTCTCGCAGGTGGCCAGCCAGGCGCTGTACCTGGATGACCTGTTCTCGTTCTTCCAGATCCAGCCGGAAATCCATTCGCGCGAGGGCGCGGTACGCGTGCCGCAGCCGATCCGCCAGGGCTTCGTGTTCGAGAACGTCGGCTTCCGCTACCCCGACGCCGAACAGTGGGCGGTACGCCACCTCGATTTCCAGCTGCAGGCCGGCGAAGTGCTGGCCCTGGTCGGCGAGAACGGCGCCGGCAAGACCACCCTGGTCAAGCTGCTGGCGCGGCTGTACGAACCGGACGAGGGCCGCATCCTGCTCGATGGCCGCGATCTGCGCGACTACGACCTGGACGACCTGCGCGCCAACCTCGGGGTGATCTTCCAGGACTTCGTGCGCTACAACCTCAGCGCCGGCGAGAACATCGGCGTCGGCCAGGTCGAGGCGATGGACGATCAGGCACGCATCGCCGACGCCGCGCGGCGCGGCATGGCCGAGGAAGTGATCGACGACCTGCCCGGCGGCTACAACCAGCTGATTGGTCGCCGCTTCAAGCAGGGCGTGGACCTGTCCGGTGGCCAATGGCAGAAGATCGCCATCGCCCGTGCATGGATGCGCAATGCGCAGGTGATGATCCTGGATGAGCCAACGGCGGCGCTGGATGCGCGAAGTGAGTTCGAGGTGTTCCAGCGGTTCAGGGAACTGGCGGATAATCGCACCGCAGTGCTGATTTCCCACCGCTTTTCCTCGGTACGCATGGCTGATCGCATCCTGGTGCTGGCCGATGGCCGGATCGAGGCCAGCGGCACCCACGAGCAGCTGATGGCCGAGGGCGGTCGTTATGCCGAGCTGTTCGAGCTGCAGGCGGCCGGTTACCGCTGA
- a CDS encoding ferredoxin--NADP reductase: MSSAFGAETVLEVRHWTDAYFSFTLTRDSGFRFENGQFVMIGLETEARPLLRAYSIASANWEEHLEFFSIKVQDGPLTSRLQHIKPGDKVLVGKKPTGTLLISDLHPGKNLYLLGTGTGMAPWLSVIKDPETYERFEKVILCHGVRYEKDLAYRDYFEKELREHEFLGEMIGDKLLYYPAVTREPFANQGRLTQLMASGEMQRTLGLPELSPENDRAMICGSPQMLADLRSVLDARGFQVSPRIGQPGHYVFERAFVEK, translated from the coding sequence ATGTCCTCCGCTTTTGGCGCCGAAACGGTGCTTGAGGTCCGTCATTGGACCGATGCCTACTTCAGCTTCACCCTCACCCGCGACAGCGGTTTCCGCTTCGAGAACGGCCAGTTCGTGATGATCGGCCTGGAAACCGAGGCGCGGCCGCTGCTGCGTGCGTATTCCATCGCCAGCGCCAACTGGGAAGAGCATCTGGAGTTCTTCAGCATCAAGGTGCAGGACGGCCCGTTGACCTCGCGCCTGCAGCACATCAAGCCGGGTGACAAGGTGCTGGTCGGCAAGAAGCCCACCGGCACCCTGCTGATCAGCGATCTGCACCCCGGCAAGAACCTGTATCTGCTGGGCACCGGCACCGGCATGGCGCCGTGGCTGTCGGTCATCAAGGACCCGGAAACCTACGAGCGCTTCGAGAAGGTGATCCTCTGCCACGGCGTGCGCTACGAGAAGGATCTGGCCTACCGCGACTATTTCGAGAAGGAACTGCGCGAGCATGAGTTCCTGGGCGAGATGATCGGCGACAAGCTGCTGTACTACCCGGCCGTCACCCGCGAGCCGTTCGCCAACCAGGGCCGCCTGACCCAGCTGATGGCAAGCGGCGAGATGCAGCGCACCCTCGGCCTGCCGGAGCTGAGCCCGGAGAACGACCGCGCGATGATCTGCGGCAGCCCGCAGATGCTGGCCGACCTGCGCAGCGTGCTCGATGCCCGTGGCTTCCAGGTCTCGCCGCGTATCGGCCAGCCGGGCCACTACGTGTTCGAGCGCGCGTTCGTCGAGAAGTAA
- a CDS encoding glutathione peroxidase, whose amino-acid sequence MTTAYDFSFRDLDGQPQALARYQGHPLLLVNVASRCGFTPQYTGLEQLWQEYRERGLVVIGFPCNQFGAQEPGDAAQIRQFCSLDYPVSFPLSEKIEVNGEGADPLWAWLSREKRGLLGSARIKWNFSKFLVDRQGQVVSRHAPTTRPEQLRGEIEALL is encoded by the coding sequence ATGACCACCGCCTACGATTTCAGCTTCCGCGACCTCGACGGCCAGCCCCAGGCCCTGGCCCGGTACCAGGGGCACCCATTGCTGCTGGTCAATGTCGCCAGCCGTTGTGGCTTCACCCCGCAGTACACCGGGCTGGAACAGTTGTGGCAGGAGTATCGCGAGCGCGGCCTGGTGGTGATCGGCTTCCCGTGCAACCAGTTCGGTGCACAGGAACCGGGCGACGCGGCACAGATCCGACAGTTCTGTTCGCTGGACTACCCGGTCAGCTTCCCGCTGTCGGAGAAGATCGAGGTCAACGGCGAGGGGGCTGACCCGTTGTGGGCGTGGCTGTCACGCGAGAAGCGCGGCCTGCTGGGCAGTGCCCGCATCAAGTGGAATTTCAGCAAGTTCCTGGTCGACCGCCAGGGGCAGGTGGTGTCGCGGCATGCGCCCACCACCAGGCCGGAGCAGCTGCGCGGCGAGATCGAAGCGCTGCTGTGA
- a CDS encoding M3 family metallopeptidase — protein MTTRLALAVAMSLGLALPAFSAGAATPAAIIHAQQANPFFAESPLPLHFPQFDKIKDSDFAPAFDAGMAQQLKEVEAIANNKAKPTFDNTIIALEKSGDILDRATTVFFSLVGADTNDTRKKLQADYSAKFAAHSDAIALNGKLFARIQALYDSRTTLGLDAEGVRLVEKYYDNYVRAGAKLSEADKTKLKEMNAELANLGTKFSQNVQSEVNASAITVDDVKELDGLSKEQIAAAAEAAKARGLEGKYVITLLNTTGQPPLTNLANRALRQKIYEASTTRGSRGGEFDNTALVSRIMQLRADKAKLMGFPNFAAYNLTNQTAKTPEAVNAMLGKLAPAAVANAKREAADLQAMIDKEQKAARKPTFQLEPWDWAFYSEKVRQAKYNFDESQLKPYFEMKNVLENGVFYAAGQEFGLTFKQRTDLPVYHDDVTVYDVFDADGSQLAIFIFDPYARASKRGGAWMNSYVSQSKLTGFKPVVANHLNIPKPPAGQPTLLTWDEVNTTFHEFGHALHGMFSNVKYPYFSGTSVPRDFVEFPSQVNEMWSDNPVILKNYAKHYQNGSAMPQALLDKVLAAAKFNQGFATTEYLGAAMLDQRWHQIGADQVPAAKDVMAFERAALEKDGIYYAPVPPRYKTPYFSHIMGGYSAGYYAYIWSEVLDANTQKWFKDNGGLSRKNGDHFRATLLSKGGSVDAMQLFRDFAGHEPQIEPLLEKRGLTGAGN, from the coding sequence TTGACCACTCGCCTTGCCCTTGCCGTGGCCATGTCCCTCGGCCTTGCCCTGCCCGCCTTCTCGGCCGGCGCCGCCACCCCGGCTGCCATCATCCATGCCCAGCAGGCCAATCCGTTCTTCGCCGAAAGCCCGCTGCCGCTGCATTTCCCGCAGTTCGACAAGATCAAGGACAGCGACTTCGCCCCGGCCTTCGACGCCGGCATGGCGCAGCAGCTGAAGGAAGTGGAGGCGATCGCCAACAACAAGGCCAAGCCGACCTTCGACAACACCATCATCGCCCTGGAAAAGAGCGGTGACATCCTCGACCGTGCGACCACCGTGTTCTTCAGCCTGGTCGGCGCCGACACCAACGACACCCGGAAGAAGCTGCAGGCCGACTACTCGGCGAAGTTCGCCGCGCACAGCGATGCGATAGCGCTGAACGGCAAGCTGTTCGCCCGCATCCAGGCGCTGTATGACAGCCGCACCACCCTGGGCCTGGACGCCGAAGGCGTGCGCCTGGTCGAGAAGTACTACGACAACTACGTGCGCGCCGGCGCCAAGCTGTCCGAGGCTGACAAGACCAAGCTGAAGGAAATGAACGCCGAACTGGCCAACCTGGGCACCAAGTTCAGCCAGAACGTGCAGTCGGAAGTGAACGCTTCGGCGATCACCGTTGACGACGTCAAGGAGCTGGACGGCCTGTCCAAGGAGCAGATCGCTGCCGCCGCCGAAGCCGCCAAGGCTCGTGGCCTGGAAGGCAAGTACGTGATCACCCTGCTCAACACCACCGGCCAGCCGCCGCTGACCAACCTGGCCAACCGCGCCCTGCGCCAGAAGATCTACGAAGCCTCGACCACCCGCGGCAGCCGCGGCGGTGAGTTCGACAACACCGCGCTGGTCTCGCGCATCATGCAGCTGCGCGCCGACAAGGCCAAGCTGATGGGCTTCCCGAACTTTGCCGCCTACAACCTGACCAACCAGACCGCCAAGACCCCCGAAGCGGTCAATGCGATGCTGGGCAAGCTGGCCCCGGCCGCCGTGGCCAATGCCAAGCGCGAAGCCGCCGACCTGCAGGCGATGATCGACAAGGAACAGAAGGCCGCGCGCAAGCCGACCTTCCAGCTGGAACCGTGGGACTGGGCCTTCTACAGCGAGAAGGTGCGCCAGGCCAAGTACAACTTCGACGAGTCGCAGCTGAAGCCGTACTTCGAGATGAAGAACGTGCTGGAGAACGGCGTGTTCTACGCCGCCGGCCAGGAATTCGGCCTGACCTTCAAGCAGCGCACCGACCTGCCGGTCTACCACGATGACGTCACCGTCTACGACGTGTTCGACGCTGACGGCAGCCAGCTGGCGATCTTCATCTTCGACCCGTATGCACGCGCCTCCAAGCGCGGCGGTGCGTGGATGAACTCCTACGTCTCGCAGTCCAAGCTGACCGGCTTCAAGCCGGTGGTCGCCAACCACCTGAACATCCCGAAGCCGCCGGCCGGCCAGCCGACCCTGCTGACCTGGGATGAGGTGAACACCACCTTCCACGAGTTCGGCCACGCCCTGCACGGCATGTTCTCCAACGTGAAGTACCCGTACTTCTCGGGCACTTCGGTGCCGCGTGACTTCGTCGAGTTCCCCTCGCAGGTCAACGAAATGTGGTCGGATAATCCGGTCATCCTGAAGAACTACGCCAAGCACTACCAGAATGGTTCGGCGATGCCGCAGGCACTGCTGGACAAGGTGCTGGCCGCTGCCAAGTTCAACCAGGGCTTTGCCACCACCGAGTACCTGGGTGCGGCCATGCTTGATCAGCGCTGGCACCAGATCGGCGCCGACCAGGTGCCGGCCGCCAAGGACGTGATGGCCTTCGAGCGCGCCGCGCTGGAGAAGGACGGCATCTACTACGCGCCGGTCCCGCCCCGCTACAAGACCCCGTACTTCAGCCACATCATGGGCGGCTACTCGGCCGGCTACTACGCCTACATCTGGTCGGAAGTGCTCGACGCCAACACCCAGAAGTGGTTCAAGGACAACGGCGGCCTGAGCCGCAAGAACGGCGACCACTTCCGCGCCACCCTGCTGTCCAAGGGCGGCAGCGTGGATGCCATGCAGCTGTTCCGCGATTTCGCCGGCCACGAGCCGCAGATCGAACCGCTGCTGGAAAAGCGTGGCCTGACCGGCGCCGGCAACTGA
- the cfa gene encoding cyclopropane fatty acyl phospholipid synthase — protein MDTGLQERVAGLLQEAGVRIGGTQPQDIQVHDPRFFARVMAHGSLGLGESYMDGWWDANVLDDFLVHLMQAHLDERVHGWREVADALKARLFNLQVGQGSYEVGRRHYDLGNDLYQAMLGQRLVYSCGYWRNAGDLDAAQEAKLDLVCRKLGLRPGQRVLDIGCGWGEALKFAAERYGVSGVGVTISQEQAEFARELCAGLPIEIRLQDYRELDEPFDAIFSIGMFEHVGDKNYASFFEVARRCLSSRGLLLLHSIGTNISRHRTDPWIARYIFPNSMLPSAVQITKAFEGRFVLEDWHNFGTDYDLTLQAWRRNVEAAWPRLDERYDEHFRRMWRFYLAGSMATFRCRHAQLWQLVLSPEGVPGGYVAPR, from the coding sequence GTGGATACAGGGTTGCAGGAGCGGGTTGCCGGCCTGCTGCAGGAAGCCGGGGTCCGCATCGGCGGTACCCAGCCACAGGATATCCAGGTGCATGACCCGCGCTTCTTCGCGCGGGTCATGGCGCACGGCTCGCTTGGCCTCGGCGAGAGCTACATGGACGGTTGGTGGGATGCCAACGTCCTGGACGACTTCCTTGTCCACCTGATGCAGGCGCACCTGGACGAACGGGTGCACGGTTGGCGCGAAGTGGCCGATGCACTGAAAGCGCGCCTGTTCAACCTGCAGGTGGGACAGGGCAGCTACGAGGTGGGCCGCCGCCACTACGACCTCGGCAATGATCTCTACCAGGCCATGCTGGGCCAGCGCCTGGTCTATAGCTGTGGCTACTGGCGCAATGCCGGCGATCTCGACGCTGCGCAGGAAGCCAAGCTCGACCTGGTCTGCCGCAAGCTGGGCCTGCGCCCGGGCCAGCGTGTGCTGGATATCGGTTGCGGCTGGGGCGAAGCGCTGAAGTTTGCCGCCGAGCGCTACGGCGTCAGCGGTGTCGGCGTGACCATTTCGCAGGAACAGGCCGAGTTCGCGCGCGAACTATGCGCCGGCCTGCCGATCGAGATCCGCCTGCAGGACTACCGTGAACTGGACGAGCCGTTCGATGCGATTTTCTCGATCGGCATGTTCGAACACGTCGGCGACAAGAACTACGCCAGCTTCTTCGAGGTGGCCAGGCGCTGCCTGTCGTCACGCGGCCTGCTGCTGTTGCACAGCATCGGCACCAACATTTCGCGGCATCGCACCGATCCTTGGATCGCGCGATACATCTTCCCCAACTCGATGCTGCCATCGGCGGTGCAGATCACAAAGGCGTTCGAAGGCCGTTTCGTGCTGGAGGACTGGCACAACTTCGGCACCGACTACGACCTGACCCTGCAGGCCTGGCGGCGGAACGTGGAAGCAGCGTGGCCGCGGCTGGACGAACGTTACGACGAGCATTTCCGCCGCATGTGGCGCTTCTACCTGGCCGGGTCGATGGCCACCTTCCGTTGCCGGCACGCGCAGCTGTGGCAGCTGGTGCTGTCGCCGGAGGGCGTGCCGGGTGGGTACGTGGCGCCGCGTTGA
- a CDS encoding DUF3298 and DUF4163 domain-containing protein gives MYKHEQGIPMKIGNNRPLHGSVLAGVVGVLLLAGCQRESEPAAATDAAPAAEATAAGETPAAEAPLDLRDVIENNEREVVGISYPAGIDRYPGLARALQGYATNARSDLQQALDGLGNDKPTMPYELSLSFEKLLETPQLVVVSADGSRYTGGAHGEPLVARFVWLPQHQQMLSAEKLVADAKGWKAISDFVADQLRERVATRLSGEDMDPAQLQESLRNASRMIADGTGPQADNFSQFQPLTDDKGQITALRFVFPPYQVGPYSDGTQTADVPAAVLLPHVAKDYVELFARG, from the coding sequence ATGTACAAACATGAACAGGGGATCCCGATGAAGATTGGAAACAACCGGCCACTGCACGGCAGCGTGCTGGCCGGCGTGGTGGGCGTGCTGTTGCTGGCCGGTTGCCAGCGTGAAAGCGAGCCGGCAGCGGCGACCGACGCGGCGCCTGCCGCCGAGGCCACTGCGGCAGGTGAAACGCCGGCTGCGGAAGCGCCGCTGGACCTGCGCGATGTGATCGAGAACAACGAGCGCGAAGTGGTGGGCATCAGCTATCCGGCCGGCATCGACCGTTACCCGGGCCTGGCGCGCGCGCTGCAAGGCTACGCCACCAATGCACGCAGCGATCTGCAGCAGGCGCTGGACGGGCTGGGCAACGACAAGCCGACCATGCCCTACGAGCTGTCGCTGAGCTTCGAGAAGCTGCTGGAAACCCCGCAGCTGGTGGTGGTCAGTGCCGATGGCAGCCGTTATACCGGTGGCGCCCACGGTGAGCCGCTGGTGGCGCGCTTCGTGTGGCTGCCGCAGCACCAGCAGATGCTCAGCGCCGAAAAGCTGGTGGCCGATGCCAAGGGCTGGAAGGCGATCAGTGACTTCGTCGCCGACCAGCTGCGCGAACGCGTGGCGACCCGCCTCAGTGGTGAGGACATGGACCCGGCCCAGCTGCAGGAATCGCTGCGCAACGCATCGCGCATGATTGCCGACGGCACCGGCCCGCAGGCCGACAATTTCAGCCAGTTCCAGCCGCTCACCGACGACAAGGGGCAGATCACCGCGCTGCGCTTTGTTTTCCCGCCGTACCAGGTGGGTCCATACTCGGACGGCACCCAGACCGCCGATGTACCGGCGGCGGTGCTGTTGCCGCACGTGGCCAAGGACTACGTGGAGCTGTTCGCACGCGGTTGA
- a CDS encoding GNAT family N-acetyltransferase, translated as MASVTPPGLAYEVEHDLASHRFTARVRGQLAVLDYQIKRRRMVITHTEVPEPIAGRGIAGELTRVALRFAREQKYKVVPACSYAEAFLQRHEEYHDLLVG; from the coding sequence ATGGCTTCGGTCACGCCCCCCGGTCTGGCCTACGAGGTCGAACATGATCTGGCCAGCCACCGCTTCACCGCCCGCGTGCGAGGACAGCTGGCGGTGCTCGACTACCAGATCAAGCGCAGGCGCATGGTCATCACCCACACCGAAGTCCCCGAGCCGATCGCCGGCCGTGGCATTGCCGGTGAGTTGACCCGCGTCGCGCTGCGTTTCGCCCGCGAACAGAAGTACAAGGTAGTGCCGGCGTGTTCGTACGCCGAGGCCTTCCTGCAGCGGCACGAGGAGTATCACGACCTGCTCGTTGGCTGA
- a CDS encoding rhomboid family intramembrane serine protease, whose product MTPVNLLLIAVTAILSWMAFNNRKLADRLILWPPAVDRHRQYDRLVTYGFIHADWSHLIFNMITLFFFGGFIESVMVQLTGSYLTYPAFYIGALVVSILPSYLKNQKNPNYLSLGASGAVSAVLFAFILIKPWSIILVFFIPAPAIVYAAFYVGYSIWMDKRGGDRINHSAHLAGAAFGVIFMLAMQPSIFTHFLRELSNPTFRLGGG is encoded by the coding sequence ATGACCCCCGTCAATCTGCTGTTGATCGCCGTCACCGCCATCCTGTCGTGGATGGCGTTCAACAACCGCAAGCTGGCCGACCGCCTGATCCTGTGGCCGCCGGCAGTGGACCGCCACCGCCAGTACGACCGCCTGGTGACCTATGGCTTCATCCATGCCGACTGGTCGCACCTGATCTTCAACATGATCACCCTGTTCTTCTTCGGGGGCTTCATCGAGAGCGTGATGGTGCAGCTGACCGGCAGCTACCTGACCTACCCGGCGTTCTACATCGGTGCGCTGGTGGTTTCGATCCTGCCCAGCTACCTGAAGAACCAGAAGAACCCGAACTACCTGAGCCTGGGTGCGTCGGGTGCGGTGTCGGCGGTGTTGTTCGCCTTCATCCTGATCAAGCCGTGGTCGATCATCCTGGTGTTCTTCATCCCGGCACCGGCCATCGTGTATGCCGCGTTCTACGTCGGCTACAGCATCTGGATGGACAAGCGTGGCGGCGACCGCATCAACCACAGTGCGCACCTGGCCGGCGCGGCATTCGGCGTGATCTTCATGCTGGCCATGCAGCCGAGCATCTTCACTCACTTCCTGCGCGAACTTTCCAACCCGACCTTCCGCCTCGGCGGCGGTTGA